From Marivirga harenae, one genomic window encodes:
- a CDS encoding beta strand repeat-containing protein: MNRFYLLLTFISIVASLHSVKSQVVGPAGVGTGDGSSGPQNVLWLRSDIGISQSAGKVSAWADQSGNNLDASQSTPGLQADYTASNANLNGFPSINFGASGGYLTIGDDDLLDDTDGLTAFFVFRTPSSIGTEGILSKRVSNGNEQSYVFFTTSGGFEARFDGDGGVDSENSTISADDNLVISSVFNGSVQSISNFVNTADGGVQTGASNLLNNENSDLFLGNFNTSDTRNFTGDIAEIIIFRDALNGAERLIVENYLAEKYSLNVTNDIFGEFANFTSNYFNDFRAIGTTDGTSKRSESGFSDAFQIREINGGLDTNLEFFAVGHNDAVAHSEGVVTDLGANITSRWGKDFYLENSQNNVIDNGESDMDLIFDFGDAGFTLGSPSNYVLLYRSGISGNYERVFANSYGVENGDQLVISVPGNRIKSGYYTVGQGDQLISRTWYVLRNGNWNDPNTWTLDAGIAPAPNNPGGDIPADEDNVVIRNGRTVNIQTGTNDIEIASLRVDGRINLNNTTGHNFNVINGKGTISIQGNSGVSNFPLGSTTGSNGFANELNGGLLLVSGTGLEFDQDLTLKDLRVDLTNPTDLAILGADLTLNGDFTIRKGSWQFGDNTATARDFTVFGDVLVQNNGSTQNGRIRTSTQNVRHNFNLYGDFTNEGDVRFSQRTTQTVGIDPPDGITDVFLISENRNQTIRANGPTYFLRVIIDKGDPAYSATFTASQASNFVLTGRANQNIGGDVNAPNDNQNAFGLITGTAVLGTNINVDPLNNTGNYSVGTNAKLLLDGGFARKTGGNAVTPYGTIEVNAGTFQVESSSGITSREAGTLKVNGGIVNIPQFRTSVNGSDNVGGMEINGGTVNIGTTAGVNPSNNYYTLSLTYTDNAFIMTGGELNISDATNRGLVFINSDPGNINVTGGTVNLISTNGNEAKISTRAPFYRVIMASSGAGVSEITLNEGTSGDGGNARTLSGEPLRVLEDLIVRGYNDQFYNNPFGNFPTTFAAVTSSANVNDVYVGGSFYVGRWSAYNSVFGGVDPYDNLGDQPTEVNSTYFNQTIGTSSIDTIYWGGSTSPRLELGNLVLDRNSGNELRGIARAGGNGAIRFDINGNGEVRSGTLDQNIFTIRIWGNILNYDRMGTYFASGSYPEAGGTPDVAQIRFREDPPLVIETEDGAVFGNIRFNVGAATIAELNSDVTIERMEYWNGRIYIKNHTLTIDEIWNINNGGGNFFNGNVSTNSLININNSDVVANILVFTDGNASDGGLRLKVNGNTIPETEESRLNNISPISFPVGFTTDGGTTVYTRPAQMKVKDFSDDGYVRINVVSGELETSDLGGGEILQHYWRVRHDGFTDLPTVAFRFYYRGSGAVVPGLDRPSNYASSDEDNYVPGYVLDGNPYTRVFESDPAEDLNDIITSTYGGNQSANEDNRTRIIHFNGSSTTAEFDQNDFSGFELVGANYTAGVSGRFVGAPDIFYTRISGNGFPIKWNNGNNWTFAPNDIDGNSTVDSYEFHDSRQPAAGDFPQAGDVAVIGWVPFGSPGNDGEPHGITADNIVVNFAELVFNQMLDANDGNPTGRVYARNFQFRPTLNINIAGGGINGGPVKGEGMFWIRSAGGSQADPDFSGVDLGDFVNQDSSYFVYESTQDGFVYNNIPPEVPNLLIAGNGWGAADRDFEISTNVTVKQDFELLGDVNLRLSSGATGDITVENNLRIFRSNVSGNDSGGNGRIDFPNNASRTVEVLGDLRLENDNALIRVENPDATINQSNLIVHGDIYQDNNGGGGLQLYTNGNQDFV, encoded by the coding sequence ATGAACAGATTCTACTTACTATTAACATTTATTTCAATCGTTGCGTCCCTTCACTCAGTAAAAAGCCAGGTAGTAGGACCTGCTGGAGTTGGAACTGGCGATGGATCATCAGGTCCTCAAAATGTTCTGTGGCTAAGATCTGACATTGGAATAAGTCAATCAGCAGGCAAAGTATCAGCTTGGGCAGATCAATCTGGAAATAACCTGGATGCAAGCCAATCAACACCAGGACTGCAAGCTGATTATACGGCATCTAATGCTAATCTAAATGGTTTTCCTTCAATCAATTTTGGTGCATCAGGTGGCTATCTAACAATTGGAGATGATGATCTCCTTGATGACACAGATGGTCTGACAGCATTTTTTGTATTCAGAACACCTTCTTCAATAGGGACAGAAGGTATATTAAGTAAAAGGGTTTCCAATGGAAATGAACAGTCATATGTGTTCTTTACTACCAGCGGTGGTTTTGAGGCTAGATTTGATGGCGATGGGGGAGTTGATAGTGAAAATTCCACTATATCAGCTGATGATAACCTTGTTATCAGCTCAGTTTTTAATGGGTCAGTGCAGTCAATTAGTAATTTTGTGAATACTGCAGATGGTGGAGTTCAAACGGGAGCTTCTAATCTATTAAATAATGAAAACTCTGATTTGTTCCTAGGGAATTTCAATACAAGCGATACTAGAAACTTTACTGGGGACATTGCAGAAATCATTATTTTCAGAGATGCCTTAAATGGTGCTGAAAGATTAATTGTCGAAAACTACTTAGCCGAAAAGTATTCTTTAAATGTTACCAACGATATTTTTGGGGAGTTCGCGAATTTTACTTCGAATTACTTCAACGATTTTAGAGCAATAGGTACTACAGATGGTACGTCTAAAAGATCTGAATCTGGCTTTTCAGATGCCTTTCAGATAAGAGAAATAAATGGAGGACTAGATACTAACTTAGAGTTTTTCGCTGTAGGACATAATGATGCAGTGGCGCATTCAGAAGGCGTTGTTACAGATTTGGGAGCTAATATCACATCACGTTGGGGTAAGGATTTTTATCTAGAAAACAGCCAAAATAATGTAATCGACAACGGTGAGTCCGATATGGACTTAATTTTTGATTTTGGAGATGCAGGGTTTACATTGGGGAGCCCTTCCAATTATGTGTTACTGTATAGGTCAGGAATCAGCGGAAATTATGAAAGAGTTTTTGCTAACAGCTACGGAGTAGAGAATGGTGATCAACTAGTCATATCTGTACCAGGAAACAGAATTAAATCTGGATATTATACCGTAGGTCAAGGTGATCAGTTGATCAGCAGAACATGGTATGTCCTTCGGAACGGAAACTGGAATGATCCTAATACATGGACTTTAGACGCTGGTATTGCTCCCGCCCCTAATAATCCTGGGGGTGACATCCCTGCTGATGAGGATAATGTTGTGATCAGAAATGGTAGAACTGTAAATATACAAACTGGAACTAATGACATTGAGATTGCAAGCTTAAGAGTTGATGGTAGAATCAACCTAAATAATACGACTGGACATAATTTTAATGTCATCAACGGGAAAGGAACGATAAGTATTCAAGGTAATTCTGGAGTTTCAAATTTCCCTTTAGGAAGTACCACAGGCTCAAATGGTTTTGCTAATGAATTGAATGGTGGACTATTATTGGTAAGTGGTACAGGACTCGAATTTGATCAAGATTTAACATTGAAAGATTTGAGAGTTGATCTAACAAATCCTACAGACCTCGCAATATTAGGTGCTGACTTAACATTAAATGGAGATTTTACTATCAGAAAGGGAAGTTGGCAGTTTGGAGATAATACTGCTACTGCCAGGGACTTCACAGTTTTTGGTGATGTCTTGGTTCAAAATAATGGAAGTACCCAAAACGGTAGAATTCGAACATCTACTCAAAATGTGCGTCATAATTTCAATTTGTATGGGGACTTTACTAATGAAGGGGATGTGCGATTCTCACAGCGAACCACTCAAACTGTTGGAATCGATCCTCCAGACGGAATTACAGATGTATTTTTGATATCTGAAAATAGGAATCAGACGATAAGAGCTAATGGTCCCACCTACTTCTTAAGAGTAATTATCGATAAAGGAGATCCTGCATATTCAGCTACTTTCACTGCAAGTCAAGCTTCCAACTTCGTATTGACAGGTAGGGCAAATCAAAATATTGGTGGTGATGTCAATGCTCCAAATGATAATCAAAATGCATTTGGATTAATAACGGGCACAGCCGTTTTAGGAACAAATATAAATGTTGATCCATTAAATAACACAGGAAATTACTCAGTCGGTACCAATGCAAAACTTCTATTAGATGGTGGCTTTGCTAGGAAAACTGGAGGCAATGCGGTTACCCCTTATGGGACAATAGAAGTTAATGCAGGTACTTTTCAAGTAGAAAGTTCAAGCGGTATTACTTCTAGAGAAGCCGGGACATTAAAGGTTAATGGAGGTATTGTAAATATTCCGCAGTTTAGGACTTCGGTAAACGGTTCTGATAACGTAGGAGGTATGGAGATAAATGGTGGGACTGTCAATATCGGTACGACAGCAGGAGTGAACCCTTCCAATAACTACTATACATTATCCTTGACATATACAGACAATGCTTTTATAATGACAGGAGGCGAACTTAATATCAGTGACGCCACTAATAGAGGGTTAGTATTTATCAATAGTGATCCGGGAAATATTAATGTGACTGGTGGAACAGTTAATTTGATATCTACCAACGGTAATGAGGCTAAAATCTCTACTAGAGCGCCATTCTATAGAGTAATTATGGCTAGTTCTGGAGCGGGTGTGTCAGAAATCACGCTTAATGAAGGCACCAGTGGAGATGGAGGAAATGCCAGAACCCTATCAGGTGAACCACTTAGAGTTCTAGAAGATTTGATTGTCAGAGGTTACAACGATCAATTCTATAATAATCCATTCGGCAATTTCCCTACTACTTTTGCAGCAGTTACTTCTTCTGCAAACGTGAATGATGTTTATGTTGGTGGAAGTTTTTATGTGGGCCGATGGTCAGCATATAATTCGGTTTTTGGAGGCGTGGACCCTTATGATAATTTGGGAGACCAACCAACAGAAGTAAATAGTACTTATTTTAACCAAACGATTGGAACCTCATCAATTGACACTATATATTGGGGTGGATCAACATCTCCCCGCTTAGAATTGGGGAATTTGGTCTTAGACAGGAATTCTGGAAATGAATTAAGAGGTATTGCCAGAGCAGGAGGAAATGGTGCTATTAGATTCGACATTAATGGAAACGGAGAGGTTAGATCGGGAACCTTGGATCAGAATATTTTCACCATTAGGATTTGGGGTAATATCCTTAATTACGATAGAATGGGTACCTATTTTGCTTCTGGAAGTTATCCCGAAGCAGGTGGTACACCAGACGTTGCTCAAATTAGATTTAGGGAAGATCCACCGCTAGTTATAGAAACCGAAGACGGTGCAGTTTTTGGCAATATTAGGTTTAATGTGGGAGCAGCGACTATTGCTGAGCTCAATAGTGATGTTACAATCGAAAGAATGGAGTATTGGAACGGTCGAATTTATATTAAAAACCATACCCTTACAATTGATGAAATTTGGAATATAAACAATGGAGGAGGAAACTTTTTTAACGGAAATGTATCTACTAACAGTTTAATCAATATAAACAACAGTGATGTTGTTGCAAATATATTGGTGTTTACTGATGGTAATGCAAGTGACGGTGGTTTAAGATTGAAAGTGAATGGCAATACCATTCCAGAAACAGAAGAAAGCAGATTAAATAATATCTCACCTATATCTTTTCCAGTTGGTTTTACAACAGACGGTGGAACTACTGTTTACACTAGACCGGCTCAAATGAAAGTAAAGGACTTTTCAGATGATGGTTATGTTCGAATTAATGTGGTAAGTGGTGAGTTGGAAACATCTGATTTAGGTGGCGGTGAAATATTGCAACATTATTGGAGAGTTCGACATGATGGATTCACTGATTTACCAACAGTTGCCTTTAGATTTTATTACAGAGGCTCTGGTGCTGTTGTTCCTGGTCTAGATAGACCATCAAATTACGCTTCATCTGATGAGGACAATTATGTCCCTGGCTATGTTCTGGATGGAAACCCATATACTCGGGTTTTTGAATCAGACCCAGCGGAGGACTTAAACGATATCATTACTTCTACTTATGGTGGTAATCAAAGTGCCAATGAAGATAATAGAACTAGGATCATTCATTTTAATGGATCAAGCACAACAGCTGAATTTGATCAAAATGACTTTTCTGGCTTTGAATTAGTAGGAGCGAACTACACAGCAGGTGTTTCAGGGAGGTTTGTTGGCGCTCCCGATATTTTCTACACAAGAATATCTGGAAACGGTTTTCCAATTAAGTGGAATAATGGAAATAATTGGACCTTTGCTCCAAATGATATTGATGGTAATTCTACAGTAGACAGCTATGAGTTCCATGACTCAAGACAGCCGGCAGCTGGTGATTTTCCGCAAGCTGGCGATGTCGCAGTAATCGGTTGGGTTCCATTTGGGTCGCCGGGTAATGACGGTGAGCCGCATGGAATCACGGCAGACAATATAGTAGTAAATTTTGCAGAATTGGTATTTAATCAAATGCTGGATGCAAATGACGGAAATCCAACAGGACGTGTGTATGCTCGTAATTTCCAATTCCGGCCCACTTTGAACATCAATATAGCAGGAGGAGGTATCAATGGAGGTCCTGTAAAAGGAGAAGGAATGTTTTGGATCCGTTCAGCTGGTGGTAGTCAGGCAGATCCAGATTTTTCAGGAGTTGATTTGGGTGATTTTGTAAATCAAGACTCTTCATATTTTGTTTATGAAAGTACTCAAGATGGATTTGTTTACAATAATATACCTCCTGAAGTACCGAATCTTCTTATTGCAGGCAATGGATGGGGTGCTGCAGATAGAGATTTTGAGATATCTACAAATGTGACTGTCAAGCAAGATTTTGAGCTATTAGGTGATGTTAATTTGAGATTGAGCTCTGGCGCTACGGGCGATATAACTGTAGAAAATAATCTAAGAATTTTCAGAAGTAATGTAAGCGGTAACGACAGCGGTGGAAATGGTAGAATTGATTTTCCAAATAATGCATCTAGAACCGTAGAAGTTCTGGGTGATTTGAGGCTAGAGAACGATAATGCATTGATTAGAGTGGAAAATCCAGATGCCACAATTAATCAAAGTAACCTAATTGTGCATGGCGATATTTACCAAGATAATAATGGTGGAGGTGGATTGCAGCTTTATACAAATGGAAATCAAGATTTTGTATAA
- a CDS encoding T9SS type A sorting domain-containing protein, with product MGNNTFDYQSGAIPNFHSIELNKGSDLSSSFIFRSDFNLPLPADINQQPIEIVNGLLILDEPNVDITLTDEARGNFSLPNLSNPESSSGSGGLELRQGIVRIEGDDTGLILDGLLRITGGTLDMASGTGNGNNFIEYSVSGNAEIDITDGTLDVGSQVRRGLLSTSGVLKYTQSGGVARFGINTAPEQNRGVFEVLNAGSEFNHTAGDFIIERQNGSATNASLRLDPDSYDFTGSTITIGGVSTPAGQNQIGINATVPLNNLLITGNNNLNARTFINPLILNNLEVESNGTYSANGLDLTIVNNMEVNGTFNNQGNGTNQQTTFFNTPTTQSILGSGIIDLWNIEKAGAGDLSIEQELTVENNLRILNGILNTNTSALNLEGDLIHDGEHQSAVAGPGIVFKGSATQNIARSSSGQSTFGTITIDNSNGVEVTAGQNDFEINHKVVLASGVFDIGSNLLIMDEDAIFENGAGGASVSDFNVNNMITVNTSLIDKGVRKIYPDNFNGSFVYPVGLLNYTPAVVTASDVDGNGFITIKPIDNFSDGITDDDDELCTGGADYDDTQNVLQYYWLVKSQNITNFDGSLTMYHNDALESVNNAEGLGLMNYAPARLLNVDDTWDKIYSEQLFDEVGNSITFQSDVSNEYSGLMSETLEGRYTAGITRDNSDALLCGSAIPNVVPLFETLTGFADGNVNAGASFDGGSAPSVGQSPDLVVRGNYTLVLNDNFRRFRKVTIEENATLEINSTFGHNLGTIEGSGTLKLVDDASFPAGDYEDFFPDANCSIGGGLEYENNDVGNDVTVLAEGFTNLKRLILSGNGKKVMSNATSVNICENLELTGGDFEMANNSELRVKGNVIKNGGSSFNAEFTDATIVMDGTSNQTISGQFTGLEAFNVLEVNKSNGRLSVIDGSNNDIEVSGELKFTNGLIDTDIDNSLIIQNTAVLSGFKSSSHVNGPLIRNLNASTASEFDPFPVGQSGRYGLIEVSYIQNTDDWTATFFSESPEDNPAIATLSNNLVGANPVVSANQYWELTSAGANMANVKIYWDPSSNIADGSASVAQSLSELRVVRFKDGVSSQWENQGQSSVSGNATNGQLTSNTRFDFSTNFVTFGAGDANNNSLPVELTFFTAENNGNRVDLKWQTASEKNNDFFEIQRSFDGKDFEVLGIVEGSGDSKEVLDYSFKDYSPLAGDGFYRLRQVDYDGAFEYSEVVKVNRVQNSDLVAVPNPTQAQNIKLRLSGFHAEQKVQVSIFDMQGRRHYEAVHSPSDFNNALPIDTELNSGIYIVDVRQGNIRKKVRLMVK from the coding sequence GTGGGAAATAACACTTTCGATTACCAATCAGGAGCAATTCCAAATTTCCACAGTATAGAATTAAATAAAGGCAGTGATCTAAGTTCTAGCTTTATTTTCCGGTCAGATTTCAATTTGCCTTTGCCTGCTGATATTAATCAACAGCCTATTGAAATAGTAAATGGCTTATTAATCTTAGATGAACCTAATGTTGATATTACTTTAACTGACGAAGCCAGAGGAAATTTCAGTCTTCCTAATTTATCTAATCCAGAATCATCATCGGGTTCAGGTGGCTTAGAATTAAGACAGGGGATAGTACGGATTGAAGGAGATGATACGGGCTTAATTCTAGATGGATTACTTCGGATTACTGGTGGTACTTTAGACATGGCTTCTGGTACAGGTAATGGAAATAACTTTATTGAGTACTCTGTTTCGGGCAATGCAGAAATCGACATTACAGATGGAACTTTAGACGTAGGTTCTCAGGTCAGAAGAGGTTTACTCTCTACTTCCGGAGTTCTAAAGTATACCCAAAGTGGAGGAGTTGCACGATTTGGAATAAATACTGCTCCTGAACAAAATAGAGGTGTTTTTGAGGTTTTAAATGCTGGAAGTGAATTCAATCATACTGCAGGGGATTTCATAATTGAGAGACAAAATGGTTCAGCTACAAATGCTTCATTAAGGTTAGATCCTGATAGTTATGATTTTACGGGTTCAACTATTACCATTGGTGGAGTCTCAACCCCAGCTGGTCAAAATCAAATTGGCATTAATGCAACTGTTCCTTTGAATAATCTATTGATCACAGGTAATAATAATTTGAATGCAAGAACATTTATTAATCCTTTGATTCTTAATAATTTAGAAGTTGAGAGTAACGGTACTTATTCCGCTAATGGTCTAGATTTAACCATTGTTAACAACATGGAAGTAAATGGAACTTTCAATAATCAAGGAAATGGTACGAATCAACAAACTACATTCTTCAACACTCCTACAACTCAAAGTATTTTGGGAAGTGGGATAATTGATTTATGGAATATTGAAAAAGCGGGAGCAGGGGACCTTTCCATAGAGCAGGAGTTGACGGTTGAAAATAATCTTAGAATCTTAAATGGAATCTTGAATACAAATACTAGCGCGTTGAATTTAGAAGGTGATTTGATCCATGATGGAGAGCACCAATCAGCTGTTGCAGGGCCTGGTATTGTTTTCAAAGGTTCAGCTACTCAGAATATTGCTCGTTCCTCTAGTGGGCAGAGTACATTTGGAACCATTACAATTGACAATAGTAATGGAGTTGAAGTAACAGCCGGGCAAAATGATTTTGAAATCAATCATAAAGTCGTATTAGCTTCTGGCGTGTTCGATATTGGTTCCAACTTATTGATCATGGATGAGGATGCAATTTTTGAAAATGGTGCTGGAGGCGCATCCGTATCTGATTTCAATGTCAATAATATGATTACAGTCAATACTAGTTTGATTGACAAAGGGGTAAGGAAAATCTATCCCGATAACTTCAATGGAAGTTTTGTTTACCCTGTAGGATTATTGAATTATACCCCTGCAGTAGTTACGGCATCTGACGTAGATGGAAATGGTTTTATTACAATTAAGCCTATTGATAATTTCTCAGATGGTATAACCGATGATGACGATGAACTTTGTACTGGAGGTGCAGATTATGATGATACACAAAATGTATTACAGTATTACTGGTTGGTAAAATCGCAAAACATCACAAATTTTGATGGTTCCTTGACTATGTATCATAACGATGCATTAGAGTCTGTAAATAATGCAGAGGGATTGGGTTTAATGAATTATGCACCTGCAAGATTGTTGAATGTTGACGATACTTGGGACAAGATTTATTCAGAACAACTATTTGATGAGGTAGGTAATTCAATTACTTTTCAGTCAGACGTATCCAACGAGTACAGCGGATTAATGAGTGAGACTTTGGAGGGACGATATACAGCAGGTATCACTAGAGATAATAGTGATGCGTTGTTGTGCGGCAGTGCAATACCAAATGTTGTGCCTCTTTTTGAAACTCTGACGGGTTTTGCGGATGGAAATGTAAATGCGGGTGCTTCTTTTGACGGAGGTTCGGCCCCTTCTGTAGGTCAATCGCCAGATTTAGTTGTTAGAGGCAATTATACCTTGGTCTTGAATGATAATTTTAGACGTTTTAGAAAAGTGACAATCGAAGAAAATGCAACTCTAGAAATCAATAGCACTTTTGGACATAATTTAGGAACAATTGAGGGTAGTGGTACTTTGAAACTAGTTGATGATGCTTCGTTTCCAGCTGGTGACTACGAGGATTTCTTTCCAGACGCAAATTGTTCTATAGGCGGAGGCTTAGAATACGAAAATAATGATGTGGGAAATGATGTTACAGTTTTAGCTGAAGGATTTACCAATTTGAAAAGGTTAATATTAAGCGGTAATGGTAAAAAGGTGATGTCTAATGCTACAAGCGTTAACATATGTGAGAACTTAGAATTGACTGGCGGTGACTTTGAAATGGCTAATAACTCAGAGCTGAGAGTAAAAGGTAATGTCATTAAGAATGGCGGCAGTAGTTTCAATGCAGAGTTTACTGATGCTACTATCGTGATGGATGGAACTAGCAATCAAACAATATCAGGTCAGTTTACTGGTCTTGAAGCATTCAATGTTTTAGAAGTCAATAAGTCGAATGGAAGACTGTCAGTAATTGATGGTAGCAATAATGATATAGAAGTAAGCGGTGAACTTAAATTTACAAATGGATTAATTGATACTGATATCGATAATTCATTGATTATTCAAAACACTGCTGTATTATCGGGTTTTAAATCTTCTAGTCACGTTAATGGTCCTCTCATCAGAAACTTAAATGCTTCCACAGCTTCTGAATTTGATCCTTTTCCTGTAGGGCAAAGTGGAAGATACGGATTAATTGAAGTAAGTTATATTCAAAATACAGACGATTGGACAGCAACTTTCTTCAGTGAAAGCCCAGAGGATAACCCCGCAATTGCCACTTTGTCTAATAATCTTGTTGGAGCTAATCCAGTGGTAAGTGCTAATCAGTATTGGGAATTAACAAGTGCCGGTGCTAATATGGCAAATGTAAAAATATATTGGGACCCAAGCAGTAATATTGCAGATGGTTCGGCAAGCGTTGCACAATCTTTAAGTGAACTAAGAGTAGTTCGATTTAAAGATGGTGTTTCTTCTCAGTGGGAGAATCAGGGGCAATCCAGTGTATCAGGAAATGCAACGAATGGGCAACTAACATCAAATACAAGATTTGATTTTTCTACAAACTTTGTGACCTTTGGGGCAGGAGATGCAAATAACAATTCATTACCTGTTGAATTAACCTTCTTTACAGCTGAGAATAACGGAAACAGGGTTGATTTGAAATGGCAAACTGCTTCTGAGAAGAATAATGATTTCTTTGAGATTCAGCGCTCATTTGATGGTAAAGATTTTGAAGTTCTAGGTATTGTTGAAGGAAGTGGTGATTCTAAAGAAGTTCTTGATTACAGTTTCAAGGACTATTCCCCTCTGGCTGGTGATGGATTCTATCGATTAAGACAAGTAGATTATGATGGAGCTTTTGAATATTCAGAGGTGGTAAAAGTGAACAGAGTTCAGAATTCTGATTTAGTTGCAGTACCAAACCCAACTCAAGCACAAAATATTAAATTGAGATTATCTGGGTTCCATGCAGAGCAAAAAGTACAGGTCTCCATATTTGATATGCAAGGAAGAAGACACTATGAGGCAGTTCATAGTCCATCGGATTTCAATAATGCATTACCGATAGATACAGAACTAAATTCAGGTATTTACATTGTAGATGTGCGACAAGGTAATATAAGAAAGAAGGTTAGATTGATGGTTAAATAA